In Mesorhizobium sp. 113-3-3, a genomic segment contains:
- a CDS encoding DUF1330 domain-containing protein, translating to MTALVLVQVRPKAGDKLAQYSAASAPTIAAFGGEFIHRGKLHEVLAGADTAPGLGIIRFADVKAAKDWFASPEYQAIVPLRDEAADMSFILYETAG from the coding sequence ATGACTGCACTCGTTCTTGTCCAGGTTCGCCCGAAGGCAGGTGATAAGCTGGCTCAGTACTCGGCTGCCTCCGCGCCCACGATCGCCGCTTTTGGAGGCGAATTTATCCATCGTGGCAAGTTGCATGAGGTCCTTGCGGGTGCCGACACCGCTCCTGGCCTCGGGATTATCCGCTTTGCCGACGTAAAGGCCGCCAAGGACTGGTTCGCGTCACCGGAATACCAGGCCATCGTGCCGTTGCGCGACGAGGCAGCGGATATGAGCTTCATCCTTTACGAGACCGCCGGCTGA
- a CDS encoding alpha/beta fold hydrolase, which produces MTIAVMLLPITARAADTSHVRNIVLVHGAFADGSSWSDIIPLLEAKGYHVTAVQNPLTSLADDVAATRRVLERQKGDVLLVGHSWAGAVVTEAGNAPNVKGIVYLSALVPDSSESVAELLQKRNAPMDGMAPDANGLIWLDDPMAYAHVMAGDVAAKRVALLAAAEQPIAAKSFGEKVQQAAWQNRPTWYLVTQGDNAVPTPVQKWLADHIGAKTGTIKSSHMSMVSHPSFVADFIAKAGKDALK; this is translated from the coding sequence TTGACCATCGCGGTCATGCTTTTGCCGATCACCGCACGGGCTGCCGACACATCGCATGTTCGAAACATCGTGCTGGTGCATGGCGCCTTTGCGGACGGATCGAGTTGGTCGGACATCATCCCGTTACTGGAAGCCAAGGGCTATCACGTCACTGCCGTGCAGAACCCTTTGACATCGCTTGCCGATGACGTTGCCGCGACACGCCGCGTTCTGGAGCGACAGAAGGGTGACGTACTGCTCGTCGGTCATTCATGGGCTGGCGCCGTCGTGACCGAGGCCGGCAATGCCCCAAATGTAAAGGGCATCGTCTATCTGTCCGCGCTTGTTCCCGACAGCAGCGAATCGGTCGCGGAATTGCTTCAGAAGCGCAATGCGCCCATGGACGGCATGGCGCCGGATGCCAACGGTCTTATCTGGCTGGACGATCCAATGGCCTACGCCCACGTCATGGCCGGCGACGTCGCTGCGAAGCGAGTTGCTCTTCTGGCGGCTGCCGAGCAGCCGATAGCAGCCAAGAGTTTCGGGGAAAAGGTCCAGCAAGCTGCTTGGCAGAACAGGCCCACCTGGTATCTCGTTACCCAGGGCGACAACGCAGTTCCCACGCCGGTGCAAAAATGGCTCGCCGACCATATTGGAGCTAAAACCGGGACCATCAAATCCAGTCACATGTCGATGGTGTCCCACCCTTCCTTTGTCGCAGACTTCATCGCGAAAGCGGGTAAAGATGCCTTGAAGTAG
- a CDS encoding substrate-binding domain-containing protein, which produces MRSIDIRPYFKAAVVASVMLAGNILAANADALKIGVSNAYVDTWRSQLLDTLNKANKPFVEKGITEDLIVQSGATNVQGQIGQIRSLINAGVNVLFVIPSSETALNPVLQEAVDAGVQVFSITQAVTSPKVYGVMVDQSKWATGHAQWLADTLGGKGDIVLLNGLAGAPANEQRVRTIAEFLKGYPELKVLNTANGDWDVVKAQQVMSSVFAAQPKIDGIWVSGAMSEGVLRALVSANPEKWPAVTGDTNLGYLRLWKKALEKQPSFRSVGVFDPPGIEATAALKIAIKLAEGRKFKDGVLEGENHNFIFVKDPAPMGADKLDAVLAENKDRPDSFFLDYEMPDADIEALFK; this is translated from the coding sequence ATGAGATCGATTGATATTCGACCATACTTTAAAGCGGCCGTCGTGGCTTCTGTAATGCTGGCTGGCAACATCCTCGCCGCAAATGCGGACGCGCTCAAAATTGGCGTCTCGAACGCATATGTCGATACTTGGCGGTCGCAACTTCTTGATACGCTGAACAAAGCCAACAAGCCGTTCGTCGAAAAGGGCATCACTGAAGACCTGATCGTCCAGAGTGGCGCCACAAACGTTCAGGGTCAAATCGGCCAAATCCGCTCTCTCATCAACGCTGGCGTCAATGTCCTGTTCGTTATCCCCTCCTCGGAAACAGCGCTGAATCCTGTGCTTCAGGAGGCGGTGGACGCTGGTGTCCAGGTCTTCTCCATCACACAAGCTGTTACCTCGCCGAAGGTTTACGGTGTCATGGTAGACCAGAGCAAATGGGCTACCGGCCACGCCCAATGGCTTGCCGATACTCTTGGCGGCAAGGGAGATATCGTCCTCTTGAACGGTTTGGCAGGAGCTCCGGCAAACGAGCAGCGCGTTCGCACCATCGCTGAATTCCTGAAGGGCTATCCGGAACTCAAGGTTCTCAACACCGCCAATGGCGATTGGGATGTGGTCAAGGCGCAGCAGGTCATGTCGAGCGTCTTTGCTGCGCAACCGAAGATCGATGGCATCTGGGTCTCCGGGGCGATGTCCGAAGGTGTGTTGCGCGCGCTGGTTTCCGCCAATCCGGAAAAGTGGCCAGCCGTGACCGGCGACACGAACCTCGGCTATTTGCGTCTGTGGAAGAAGGCGCTGGAAAAGCAGCCCAGTTTCCGCTCGGTCGGTGTATTTGATCCTCCTGGCATTGAAGCAACCGCCGCGCTCAAGATCGCAATCAAGCTTGCCGAGGGCCGCAAATTCAAAGACGGCGTCCTTGAAGGTGAAAATCACAACTTCATTTTCGTGAAGGATCCAGCTCCTATGGGCGCCGACAAGCTGGATGCCGTCCTTGCCGAGAACAAGGACCGTCCCGACAGCTTCTTCCTTGATTACGAAATGCCTGACGCCGATATCGAGGCGCTCTTCAAGTAA
- a CDS encoding sugar ABC transporter ATP-binding protein: MNSPSLVAEAVSKRFGPTQALDNVSVVFEPGSVHALMGANGSGKSTLTKVLVGLVRPDHGEVRYDVGTSGGVEDRHSAVAAVFQETSLIPDMTVEENVWLTREPKKFWGVDRKLLRQRTEEIVDIFSDVAPTIHPTTLVSDLGPDARQIVELMKALSQSPRYIILDEATASLDARQAARVAELVRKWREQGRSVILVTHRMPEALALADTISVLRNGKLVTTEPRAFVDEQRIVDLMVASHRRPSIATKVSKDIAVDASSLSATIDVGKRGKAFGLTVRKGEIVGLAGLQGQGQSRVLRGLFSGGTGIHDVQIDGRRAEISHPSGAVKLGIALVPGDRNTDGLFGPLPVSENIMISSWRQHGRFGWLNLKSAMAVVQQTIKDLKLKTASPDVSVRTLSGGNAQKAVLARWLATKPQYLLLDDPTKGVDVGARADFYDALYRAKDQSVGILVYSSDEHELEILCDRVLVMHEGELVTALEGADIEAEKIARAGIMGV, encoded by the coding sequence GTGAACTCGCCATCGCTCGTTGCTGAAGCAGTATCAAAGAGATTCGGTCCGACCCAGGCGTTGGACAACGTCTCGGTCGTATTCGAGCCTGGGTCGGTCCATGCCCTCATGGGCGCCAACGGTTCAGGCAAATCGACCTTGACCAAAGTGCTGGTCGGCCTGGTCAGGCCGGACCACGGCGAGGTCCGCTATGACGTTGGGACTTCTGGCGGCGTCGAGGATCGTCACTCGGCCGTGGCCGCCGTCTTTCAAGAGACCAGTCTGATCCCCGATATGACCGTCGAGGAGAATGTCTGGCTGACGCGCGAACCCAAGAAATTTTGGGGCGTGGATCGAAAATTGCTTCGCCAAAGAACCGAAGAGATCGTCGATATCTTCTCCGATGTCGCTCCCACTATCCACCCTACAACTTTGGTGAGCGACCTCGGACCCGACGCCCGCCAAATTGTCGAGTTGATGAAGGCGCTGTCGCAATCGCCTCGATACATTATTCTCGATGAGGCGACTGCCAGTCTGGACGCGCGCCAGGCCGCGCGTGTTGCCGAACTGGTGCGCAAATGGCGCGAACAGGGCCGTTCCGTCATCCTGGTCACCCACCGCATGCCGGAGGCATTGGCGCTTGCGGATACGATAAGCGTCTTGCGAAACGGCAAGCTGGTGACCACCGAGCCGCGCGCCTTCGTCGATGAACAGCGCATCGTCGATCTGATGGTCGCCTCACATCGCCGCCCTTCGATTGCAACGAAAGTCAGCAAGGACATTGCGGTCGACGCTTCAAGTCTGAGCGCGACTATCGACGTCGGCAAAAGAGGCAAAGCCTTTGGGTTAACCGTCCGCAAGGGAGAGATCGTCGGATTGGCGGGCCTTCAGGGACAGGGGCAGTCGCGCGTGCTTCGCGGGCTGTTCTCAGGGGGCACTGGGATCCATGATGTTCAGATCGACGGGCGCAGAGCAGAGATCTCCCATCCCTCCGGTGCGGTGAAACTTGGCATCGCTTTGGTGCCAGGCGACCGAAACACCGACGGGCTCTTCGGTCCGCTCCCGGTCTCAGAGAACATAATGATTTCGTCTTGGCGCCAACATGGGCGCTTTGGCTGGCTCAACCTCAAGAGCGCCATGGCGGTGGTTCAGCAAACCATCAAGGATTTGAAGCTTAAAACCGCCTCGCCTGACGTGTCTGTTCGCACGCTTTCCGGGGGCAACGCTCAGAAGGCCGTCCTGGCGCGCTGGCTCGCAACAAAGCCGCAATACCTGTTGCTCGACGACCCCACGAAGGGCGTGGACGTCGGCGCTCGAGCAGACTTCTACGACGCACTCTACAGGGCCAAGGACCAATCCGTCGGAATCCTCGTCTATTCCAGCGACGAGCATGAACTGGAAATTCTCTGCGATCGCGTTCTGGTCATGCATGAGGGGGAATTGGTGACGGCCCTCGAGGGCGCCGACATAGAGGCCGAAAAGATAGCCCGCGCCGGCATCATGGGGGTTTAG
- a CDS encoding ABC transporter permease — MHNLLLANRRKPDWAVSVLVLTLSTVVLWLLLPGFFRAANVASEIRTSLPTLCLAMGQMIIVSARGIDLSLGALLSLASSVMVWLFGSDPTWQVSVVAISAGIGVAVAGGATNGLLVAYFRVQPVIATFATSFVWAGLALWALPQPGGVVPEGLSSSLRVGAWAPLVVILAIGAVWLQFSRSSRYRGLLAVGGEPVAATNSGLNLGLVQFWTYVAAGLLTGISAVLLSADISSGDPLIGASLTLPTIVAVVIGGTKLTGGNATYVGTVAGILLLIVLRNIVFAVGLPYEWQPLIDSVLILAMLAVGAILNLRRKK, encoded by the coding sequence ATGCACAATTTGCTACTCGCAAATCGCCGCAAACCGGACTGGGCCGTCAGCGTCTTGGTATTGACGCTAAGCACAGTCGTTCTGTGGCTGCTGCTGCCAGGGTTCTTCCGAGCAGCGAACGTCGCCTCCGAAATCCGGACTTCGTTGCCGACGCTGTGCCTAGCGATGGGACAGATGATTATCGTGTCGGCTCGAGGTATAGATCTGTCACTTGGAGCGCTTTTGTCCCTCGCATCGTCGGTGATGGTCTGGCTCTTCGGATCCGATCCGACCTGGCAAGTCAGTGTCGTCGCCATCTCGGCGGGTATTGGCGTTGCCGTCGCCGGCGGAGCGACGAACGGGCTGCTGGTAGCTTACTTCCGCGTCCAGCCGGTTATCGCCACCTTTGCCACATCATTCGTCTGGGCCGGACTTGCCCTGTGGGCCTTGCCGCAGCCAGGCGGGGTTGTACCGGAAGGACTTTCATCCTCGCTACGCGTCGGCGCTTGGGCGCCGCTCGTGGTAATCCTGGCAATCGGGGCGGTATGGCTGCAATTCAGCCGATCGTCGAGATACCGAGGCTTGCTGGCAGTAGGTGGAGAACCGGTCGCAGCCACCAATAGTGGCTTGAACCTCGGACTTGTCCAGTTCTGGACTTACGTTGCGGCCGGATTGCTGACTGGGATTTCTGCCGTGCTCCTGTCTGCCGACATCTCTTCTGGCGATCCGCTCATTGGTGCATCGCTGACCCTGCCAACCATCGTGGCCGTCGTTATCGGTGGCACCAAGTTGACCGGCGGCAATGCCACCTATGTCGGAACAGTTGCCGGCATCCTGCTTTTGATCGTCCTCCGAAACATCGTGTTCGCAGTCGGCCTCCCTTACGAATGGCAGCCATTGATCGACAGCGTGCTCATTCTAGCCATGCTCGCCGTTGGCGCCATCCTGAACCTGCGGAGGAAGAAATGA
- a CDS encoding ABC transporter permease, translating into MSMGGVARANTAGLIRRIASPIAIVLAVTVLMLAIGETMRPGFAQPSQLVSLLRIAAFLGFIGAGQTLVILSGNEGIDLSVGSIVTMSAIIVFGLNGTLGLPMAISAALVAGAVVGFINGVGVATLGLQPLMMTLGMAGVVKGSVLVLTGGRPEGSENQSLTAFVTEPWIAGVPGTVLLWLLLGIAMHLLLSRTAWGKSVYAVGANSRAAKLAGLRTKAGTIAVYVCSGMLAAVGGIVLLGYTGSVFINLGEPYTLPSIAAVVIGGTLLSGGIGSYWGTMAGALMLTVLQSFLIMLGLPEFARQIAYGVMLAAVLSVYSKLSPT; encoded by the coding sequence ATGAGCATGGGCGGCGTGGCGCGAGCCAATACGGCCGGATTGATAAGACGCATTGCAAGTCCGATCGCAATCGTTCTAGCGGTCACCGTTCTCATGCTCGCGATAGGCGAAACTATGCGGCCAGGCTTTGCCCAACCTTCGCAATTGGTATCCCTCCTGAGGATCGCGGCATTTCTCGGATTTATCGGCGCTGGCCAAACCCTCGTAATACTGAGTGGGAACGAAGGCATCGATCTTTCTGTCGGTTCTATCGTCACCATGAGCGCGATCATCGTTTTCGGCCTCAACGGCACTCTGGGGCTGCCGATGGCGATCTCCGCTGCACTCGTAGCCGGAGCGGTCGTCGGCTTTATCAATGGGGTCGGTGTGGCAACTCTTGGACTGCAGCCGCTAATGATGACCCTCGGCATGGCCGGCGTCGTGAAAGGTTCGGTTCTAGTGCTCACTGGTGGTCGTCCGGAAGGTTCGGAGAACCAGAGCCTAACCGCATTCGTGACGGAACCCTGGATCGCCGGCGTCCCTGGCACCGTGCTTTTGTGGCTCCTGCTCGGTATCGCCATGCATCTGTTGCTGTCGCGCACCGCATGGGGAAAGTCGGTTTACGCGGTCGGAGCGAATTCGAGAGCCGCAAAGTTGGCTGGCCTGCGCACCAAGGCCGGCACGATCGCGGTTTACGTCTGCTCAGGCATGTTGGCGGCAGTGGGAGGCATTGTGCTGCTTGGTTACACTGGTTCGGTCTTCATCAACCTTGGCGAACCCTACACGCTGCCCTCTATAGCGGCCGTGGTTATCGGTGGGACGCTGCTCTCAGGGGGCATCGGTTCCTATTGGGGTACGATGGCTGGCGCGTTGATGCTGACGGTCCTGCAGAGTTTTCTCATCATGTTGGGCCTACCGGAGTTTGCTCGGCAGATCGCCTACGGCGTGATGCTTGCAGCGGTTCTCAGCGTGTATTCAAAGCTCTCGCCTACATAA
- a CDS encoding MFS transporter, which yields MLEIPKRFAGQPAWPSIDDRKSRTAIFSIFFLHGCTFGTWSSLVPTIKARLSIPDSQFGWSLFMIVVGSLFAMLASRILIKRFGSKQVVRVSAPLLLATVVLASFTNVPTLFPLVLLMLGLAGNFMDVAMNAQAVEAERLSQKALMSTFHAMWSLGGLTGAASGGLLVKFAGSSLGALIAALLLSILFVANQSKLLAARPSDGATAARPISPKWLLIVAGLLAGVCMATDAAVRDWGPLYLTGHFALDFSFSGLGYAAFASSMAICRLAGDRVRTFVGEKQLLAISTGLVIVGLSIVAFAKTVPMALFGFVLLGVGVSNIFPTLLSMAGRRGDASSIVAVFATGYIVALAAAPSFGILAEATALSNIYLLLAAMFLLAGTAFVRVASRF from the coding sequence GTGTTAGAAATTCCAAAGCGCTTCGCAGGTCAACCTGCCTGGCCCTCAATAGACGACCGCAAGAGCCGCACCGCGATCTTTTCCATCTTCTTCCTGCATGGCTGCACCTTCGGTACCTGGTCTTCACTTGTGCCGACAATCAAGGCGCGCCTCTCGATACCAGACAGTCAATTCGGCTGGTCGCTGTTCATGATTGTCGTGGGCTCACTCTTCGCCATGCTGGCGAGCCGGATTCTCATCAAGCGTTTCGGCAGCAAACAAGTTGTTCGAGTGTCGGCGCCCCTTCTTCTGGCGACGGTCGTGCTTGCCTCGTTCACGAATGTCCCAACCCTGTTCCCCCTAGTCCTGCTGATGCTGGGACTTGCGGGCAATTTCATGGACGTCGCCATGAACGCGCAGGCGGTCGAGGCAGAGCGCTTATCCCAAAAAGCCCTTATGTCCACTTTCCACGCTATGTGGAGCCTTGGCGGGCTTACAGGTGCTGCCTCTGGGGGCCTGCTTGTCAAATTTGCGGGGAGTTCGTTGGGTGCGCTGATAGCTGCGCTACTGCTCTCGATTCTCTTCGTGGCAAACCAGAGCAAGCTTCTTGCGGCAAGGCCAAGTGACGGCGCTACGGCAGCCCGGCCGATCAGTCCAAAGTGGCTGCTAATTGTTGCAGGCCTGCTTGCCGGTGTGTGCATGGCGACAGACGCAGCGGTGCGTGACTGGGGCCCCCTTTACCTTACTGGCCATTTTGCGCTCGATTTCAGCTTCTCGGGACTTGGCTACGCGGCGTTCGCAAGCTCGATGGCGATCTGCCGACTGGCTGGCGATCGCGTCAGAACGTTCGTGGGCGAGAAGCAACTTCTTGCAATCTCGACAGGCCTCGTGATCGTCGGTCTCTCGATTGTCGCCTTTGCCAAGACCGTGCCTATGGCGCTATTCGGGTTTGTCCTGTTGGGCGTCGGCGTATCTAATATCTTTCCCACACTGTTGAGCATGGCGGGACGACGCGGTGACGCATCAAGCATAGTGGCGGTCTTCGCCACGGGTTACATAGTTGCCCTGGCGGCTGCGCCCAGCTTCGGGATCCTCGCCGAGGCAACCGCCTTATCCAATATTTACCTGCTGCTGGCCGCTATGTTCTTGCTTGCTGGAACGGCTTTCGTCCGCGTCGCCAGTCGCTTCTGA
- the alr gene encoding alanine racemase, which translates to MHLDTIGSHPSSFQGGIQGLINQAEMIVDLEAVRENYRRLSVMAGGADCAAVVKGDAYGHGMIPCALALGKAGANTFFVATANDGVALRAALHEEEICVLGGFLPEEREAFVGANLVPVLNSRNQIEEWEKVAGRLERPLASIIHFDTGMNRLGLLADDVAWLRQNLPLLSRIPPILYMSHLSAADDLDFDRCEFQRGAFLSAVSGLPIAKMSLANSAGTYLGADYAFDMVRPGKATFGINPLTGRPNPMVQPARVVAPIIQVKTMKRGAPVGYSSTYRLTEQAKIATVAIGYANGYSRAGSSRATVSVAGFAAQVVGRVSMDLLTVDVSGVPDWALVPGSPVEILGPHVRDHDLAKACGTIEHEVLISLGHGCARRYVNE; encoded by the coding sequence GTGCATCTCGATACGATCGGAAGCCATCCCTCGTCCTTTCAAGGCGGAATTCAGGGTCTGATCAATCAGGCTGAGATGATCGTCGACCTTGAGGCAGTGCGGGAAAATTACAGGCGACTGAGCGTCATGGCGGGCGGGGCCGATTGCGCTGCCGTCGTCAAGGGCGACGCCTACGGCCATGGCATGATCCCGTGCGCGCTGGCGCTAGGCAAAGCAGGCGCCAACACCTTTTTCGTGGCAACGGCCAATGACGGCGTGGCGCTACGGGCTGCTCTCCACGAAGAAGAGATTTGCGTGCTCGGCGGCTTTCTGCCCGAGGAAAGGGAGGCATTCGTCGGGGCGAACCTGGTGCCGGTGCTCAACAGTCGCAACCAGATCGAGGAATGGGAAAAGGTTGCCGGCCGGCTGGAGCGTCCTCTCGCCTCGATCATCCATTTCGACACGGGGATGAACCGCCTCGGACTGCTGGCCGATGACGTCGCGTGGCTGCGCCAGAACTTGCCGTTGCTGTCGCGGATCCCGCCGATCCTCTACATGTCGCACCTTTCGGCAGCCGACGACCTCGATTTCGACAGGTGCGAATTCCAGCGCGGGGCTTTCTTGAGCGCGGTGAGCGGGCTTCCTATCGCGAAAATGTCGCTGGCCAATTCGGCTGGCACCTATCTGGGCGCGGACTACGCGTTCGACATGGTCCGGCCCGGCAAGGCCACGTTCGGGATAAACCCGCTGACAGGGCGCCCAAACCCCATGGTGCAACCGGCCCGCGTCGTCGCGCCGATCATTCAGGTCAAGACGATGAAGCGCGGTGCCCCTGTCGGCTATAGCTCAACTTACCGCCTGACCGAGCAAGCCAAGATCGCGACGGTCGCGATCGGATACGCGAACGGCTATTCCAGGGCCGGCTCAAGCCGCGCTACGGTCTCCGTTGCGGGTTTTGCCGCCCAGGTTGTCGGACGCGTTTCCATGGACCTGCTGACCGTCGACGTTTCGGGGGTTCCCGACTGGGCGCTGGTACCTGGAAGTCCGGTCGAAATCCTCGGGCCCCATGTTCGTGACCACGATCTGGCGAAGGCCTGCGGAACGATCGAGCATGAAGTCTTGATTTCACTCGGCCATGGCTGTGCGCGGCGTTACGTCAACGAATAG
- a CDS encoding Ldh family oxidoreductase yields MTASLSHEPAIYRRLPELIAMLEAILLRHGTSDSVARVLATNCASAERDGSRSHGLFRMAGYVSNLKSGFVDGRAVPQIQDAGAAFLRADAGNGYARPALEAAMPQAIDKTRSAGACVLAIGNAHHNGPLWLDVEPFAEAGLVALSVVNSVTYVVPHGGHKRLYGTNPMAFAVPRADGQVLLFDQATAAMAHGEVRVAARENAVLPDGIGLDGSGLPTTSPQAILDGGALLPFGGHKGSSIAMMIDILGGALTGSNFSHQVNSSAYPGADSAHTGQTIILIDPTKGNGSLRMFTERIEVLVEAMAEAGQTRLPGERRLAARKLAAERGIAIEAETWKQLQAL; encoded by the coding sequence ATGACCGCATCGTTATCGCATGAGCCAGCCATTTATCGCCGCCTGCCCGAGCTCATCGCCATGCTGGAAGCCATCCTGCTGCGCCACGGGACGTCCGACAGCGTCGCCCGAGTCCTGGCGACGAACTGCGCGAGCGCCGAACGCGACGGCTCGCGCAGCCATGGCCTATTCCGGATGGCGGGCTATGTGAGCAATCTCAAGAGCGGCTTCGTCGACGGTCGTGCCGTCCCGCAAATCCAGGACGCAGGAGCCGCCTTCCTTCGCGCCGACGCCGGCAATGGCTATGCCAGACCAGCGCTGGAGGCGGCCATGCCGCAAGCGATCGACAAGACGCGATCGGCCGGCGCCTGTGTGCTCGCCATCGGAAATGCCCATCATAACGGCCCGCTCTGGCTGGATGTCGAGCCATTCGCGGAGGCAGGGCTGGTCGCGCTCAGCGTCGTCAACAGCGTCACTTATGTCGTCCCTCATGGCGGCCACAAGCGGCTCTACGGAACCAATCCGATGGCCTTCGCCGTGCCGCGCGCCGATGGCCAGGTTCTCCTGTTCGACCAGGCAACGGCAGCAATGGCTCATGGCGAAGTGAGGGTTGCGGCGCGTGAAAACGCGGTGCTTCCCGATGGGATAGGCCTGGACGGCTCGGGCCTGCCAACCACGAGCCCGCAGGCGATACTTGACGGGGGTGCACTGCTGCCTTTCGGCGGACACAAGGGGTCCTCCATCGCAATGATGATCGACATCCTTGGCGGGGCGCTGACAGGCAGCAACTTCTCCCATCAGGTCAATTCGTCGGCCTATCCCGGGGCCGACTCCGCTCATACCGGCCAAACCATCATCCTGATCGACCCGACGAAAGGAAATGGCTCCCTGAGAATGTTCACAGAGAGGATCGAGGTATTGGTCGAGGCGATGGCCGAAGCCGGGCAGACGCGACTTCCAGGCGAACGCAGGCTTGCTGCCCGCAAATTGGCGGCAGAGCGCGGCATCGCCATCGAGGCCGAGACATGGAAACAATTACAGGCCCTTTGA
- a CDS encoding inositol monophosphatase family protein, whose translation MARQSSLPKLSRASRQDGDLFPTIEFFRQLADAAALETMPSFRNRLAAEAEVKPSLRYDQVTETERNAERAIRGIISAEYPMHAILGEQFGQSGSGPVKWVVDPINGMRSYLCGLPVWGSLIGLTVDGRAAMGMMNQPHIGESFWSDGSKSICHSARGETVLRTSGTELLSDAICHTISPEPFARRPGRGFARLASSVKFTRYGGDGYAFAMLAAGQIDICVELALTAYDIVALIPLIEAAGGVVSRFDGGRPERGGNVLASANAVLHEAALRMLNDI comes from the coding sequence ATGGCCAGGCAATCCTCGCTCCCCAAGCTCAGTCGTGCTTCCCGACAGGACGGCGACCTGTTCCCCACCATAGAGTTTTTTCGACAACTCGCGGATGCGGCTGCTCTCGAGACGATGCCGAGTTTTCGCAACAGGTTGGCGGCCGAAGCCGAGGTCAAGCCAAGCCTTCGATACGATCAGGTCACGGAGACCGAACGCAATGCTGAAAGAGCCATCCGCGGTATCATATCGGCCGAGTATCCGATGCACGCAATACTGGGCGAGCAATTCGGCCAGTCGGGATCGGGGCCGGTCAAATGGGTGGTCGACCCGATCAACGGGATGAGATCCTACCTATGCGGGCTTCCGGTTTGGGGATCGCTGATTGGCCTCACTGTCGATGGCCGCGCCGCAATGGGAATGATGAACCAGCCTCATATCGGGGAATCCTTCTGGTCCGATGGTTCGAAATCGATCTGCCATTCAGCCCGTGGCGAGACCGTATTGAGGACAAGCGGCACTGAACTTCTTTCCGACGCTATTTGTCATACGATCTCTCCCGAGCCGTTCGCGCGCCGTCCGGGCCGTGGCTTTGCCCGGCTCGCGTCGTCGGTCAAATTCACCCGCTACGGCGGCGATGGCTACGCGTTCGCCATGCTTGCCGCCGGCCAAATCGATATTTGCGTCGAACTCGCCCTGACAGCCTATGACATCGTTGCGCTTATTCCGCTCATTGAGGCTGCCGGGGGTGTCGTCAGCCGCTTCGACGGCGGCCGCCCGGAGCGGGGTGGCAACGTTCTGGCCTCGGCAAATGCCGTCCTGCATGAGGCTGCGTTGCGGATGCTCAACGACATCTGA